The Sorangiineae bacterium MSr11954 DNA segment AAAGGCTCGCCGAAGCGCACCGCCACGTCGAAGCCTTCGCCGTCGAGATCGCCCATGCGGTCGCGCACGAAGTAGTCGAGCGAGACCTCGGGGTAGCGGGCCACGAAGGCGCCGATCTGGGGGGCGAGGACGTAGTGCCCGAAGGTGGCGTCGACATTGACGCGCAAGCGCCCGCGCACCCTGGCCTTGGCGCCGGTGGCTTGCGCGGCCGCGTCTTCGATGCCGGAGAGCAACGGGGCCACCTCCTCGTACAGGCGCGCGCCCTCCTCCGTCAGCGCCACCGCGCGGGACGTGCGATGAAAGAGGCGCACGCCCAGCTGCTCCTCGAGGCGCGCCACCGCGCGGCTGACGCCCGACTGCGTGATCCCCAGCGCCTCGGCCGCGCGCACGAAATTACCCGCCTCGACGATCGCCGCCAGGACGCCGAGGCCGTTCACGAACGTGGGATCGATCGACATGATGACTGTGAGTCATTCTTTGTATTCGAACCATGTATTGGAAGCAACGAAGCCGTTCGCCTACATAACGGGGGCCGCGGAGACGCGGTCACGGAGACGTGACGAACCTGCCGGCGCGCAGGGCGAAGCTCAGGAGAACGGTATGTCGAACATTCGTGGAAAAGTGGTGGCGATCACGGGCGCGAGCAGCGGCATCGGCGAGGCGGCCGCGCGCCTCTTGGCCGAGCGCGGGGCCAAGGTCGTGCTCGGTGCGCGGCGCACCGAGCGGCTCGAGACCATCGTTCGAGAGCTCCGGGCGCGCGATCGGGAGGCGGTGCACCAGAGGCTCGACGTCACTGCGCGAGGTGACGTGGAGTCGTTCGTGCGCTTTGCCTGCCAGAGCTTTGGGCGCGTCGATGTCCTGATCAACAACGCCGGGATCATGCCGCTCTCGCCGCTGGAGCAGCGCCACGTGGACGAGTGGGATCGCATGATCGACGTCAATATCAAAGGAGTGCTCTACGGCATCGCGGCGGCGCTCCCGAGGATGAAGGAGCAGGGCGGAGGGCACTTCATCAACGTCTCCTCCATCGCCGCCCACCGCGTGGTGCACACGGCGGCCGTTTACTCGGCCACCAAGTTCGCCGTCAACGCCATCTCCGAGGGGTTGCGCCAGGAGGGCGGCGAGACGATTCGGGTGACCGTGATCTCGCCCGGCCCCACCACGTCGGAGCTGCCGAACACCATTTCGGATCCGGCGACCAAGGCCTTCGTCGAACAGTACCGCAAGGCGATCCTCCCCGCGGAGGCCATCGCTCGGGCCATCGCGTTTGCCGTCGAGCAGCCGGCCGACGTGGACGTCAACGAGATCATCGTGCGGCCGACGGCGCAGGGGTGAAAGGCGGTATCGAAGTTTGAAAAATAGCTGCAGGCCGACCCAGGCGTCTTGGATATTCGAGTATGCCGAAGGTACGCGAACGCCGGGTGCGCTTCGGGTGCAGGCGGACGGGTTCCTGGTGCGAGCGGCTCTAGGCGGTTCTCCCGGGTGATGGCGTCCGAGGACCCGGTTTGCGATGCAGACGGAATATCGCGAGGGTGGGTGCCCTGGAGGTAACGCGCGCGCAGGGGCGCGCCACCTTGGTCGATCTCAACCAACCCCGTTCGGCGTCGGTTTATGACTCGGTGACGTCGAAAACGGACGCAGGCGGCGATTGACATCGAAACGCCAAGACCGAGAATGCCTCATGACGCACGTCGAGGCGGATACCGAGCTTGCGCTGCGAACCTCCATGGTGCGATCCACCGTCGTTCCGGAGCGGCTGGGGCCCTACCGTATTTTGCGCTGCGTGGGCTCAGGTGGAATGGGCGTCGTGTACGAGGCGCTCGACGAGGAGCGCGGCGCCCGGGTGGCCCTCAAAACCCTGCCCGACGTGCAGCCGGGGGCGCTGGCGCGCTTCAAGAAGGAGTACCGCAGCCTCGCCGATCTGACCCACTACAATCTGGCCACGCTGTACGAGCTCATGGCCATCGACGACACCTGGTTTTTCACCATGGAGTTCGTCGATGGGGTGAGCTTCCTGCAATACGTGTGGGGTACGAAAGCGCTCGCGCTTCCTCCCGACGCGGCCGGCATTTCGTTCGACGCGGAGACGCGGCTGCGGGCGGCCTTGCGGCAGCTCGCCGTTGGGGCCTCGGTGCTTCACACGGCCTCCCTCCTCCACTTGGATCTGAAGCCGGCCAACGCGCTGGTCGAGGCGTCGGGGCGCGTGGTGATCCTCGACTTTGGCTTGGTGGAGTCGCTGGAGCGCGGCGCAGCCGGTGAGGAGCAGGCCGGGGTGCTCGTGGGCACGCCGCTCTACGTGTCGCCGGAGCAGGTGCTGGGCGCGCGGCCCACGCCGGCCAGCGATTGGTACGCGGTGGGCACCATTTTGTTCGAGGCGCTGACCGGCACCACGCCGTTCGAGGGCACCGCGCTCAACGTCACCTTGGCGCGCACCTGGGGACCGGCACCGAGCCCGGGCACCCGCCGCGCGGGGCTGCCGCCGGATCTGGTCGATCTGTGCGTGCGCTTGCTCGAGCAGGATCCCGAGCGGCGCGCGGGGGCCAGGGACATCCTCGCGGTCTGCGAAGGGGCGCCGCAGTCGATCCGGACCGGCACCCTGCCCGCCAGCGGGCGCTCGCTCATCGGTCGTGAGAACGAGCTCGCCACCCTTCGCGCGTGGTGCGACGAACCCGAGCGGCCCCTGTGCGTCTTCGTCAAAGGCGCGTCGGGTGTAGGCAAGACGGCGCTGGTGCGCGAGCTCCTCACCGAGATCGAGACGGCCGACACCATGGTGCTCCGCGGGCGCTGCTACGAGCGCGAATCGGTGCCGTACAAGGGCTTCGATGCGCTGGTCGACGCGCTCTGCCGCAAGATCGACGCGCTGCCGTTCGCGGAGCAGCGCGCGCTCTTCGACGCCGACATCCACCACACGGCGCGCATCTTCTCGGTGCTGGAAGATCTCGAGGTCCTGCCGTCGATCCCCGCGCCCATCGGCGGGTACCTGGAGCCGCAGACGTTGCGGCAGCGCGCCTTCGCCGGGCTCAAACGGGTGCTCCGGCACCTGGGCGAGCGCCGGAAGCTGGTGCTCTTCGTCGACGATTTGCATTGGGCCGACGCCGACAGCGCGCACCTTCTGTGCGAGCTGGTGGCCGATCCCGATCCGCCGAACATGCTCGTGCTCGCCGCGTACCGCGATGACGAGGACGAGTACAGCCCGTTCTTGCGCGAGGTGCGCGGGCGCCAGCAGGCGGGCACCTTGCCCTTCACCGAGCGCGAGCTTCACATCGAGCCGCTCGTGCACGACGACGCCGTTCGCTTTGCGCGGGTCTGCTTGGGTCCCGGTGAAAAGGAGGAGCGCGCCGCCGATGTGGCGCGCGAGGCGGCCGGCATCCCCTTCTTCATCGATGCGCTGGCGCGCCATGGAGGGCCCGCGAAGGAACAGGGCGAGTCCCCGGCCCCATCGCTCGATCGCGTCATCGACGCACGCTTGCGCAAGATGCCGGACGATGCGCGCCGCATGCTGCAGGTCGTGGCCATCGCCGCCCGGCCCATCGAGCAGGCGCTGGCCTTTTCGGCCGCTCAGATCCGCGGTGACGCGCACGCCGTGCTCGCCCAGCTTCGCTCGGCGCAATTGCTCCGAACGCGGGGGCTGCGAGGTACCGACATCGTGGAGGTCTATCACGATCGCATTCGGCAGAATGTTGCAGCGTCGCTGCCGAAGACGGCGCTCACCGAGATTCACGGATGGCTCGCCACCTCCCTCGAGGCGGGCCAGCGCACCCCCGCCGATGTATTGGCCTATCACTTGCGAGAAGCCGGGGAGCTTCGTCGTGCCTCCGAGTACGCCGAGCGTGCCGCCGAGCAGGCAGCGACGGCGCTCGCGTTCGAACGTGCGGCGGAGCTCTACGCGAACGCATGGAGCTGGGGCGATCCGATGACCGATCACGCTCGGGAGCTGCAGATACGAAGGGCGCAAGCCTTGTTCAACGCAGGCCGCTGCGGGGAAGCTGCAACCATTTACCTGGCCGCCTCCGAAGGCGCCGCGCCTTTGGAGCGCCGCGAGCTGCGCCGCCTCGCCGCGGAGGCCTATCTCTACGGAGGCCACATCGACGAAGGTCTGGCGGTGGCGCGCACGCTGCTCGACGAAGTCGGGCTCTCCTACCCGCGCTCCCCCGCGTGGGCGGCGGCCAAGACGGTGGCGCAGCTCGTCTACCTTCGGTGGCGCGGGATCGATTTCACGCGTCAAACCGAGACGGGGCTAACGTCCCAGGAGATCTTTCCGACCGATCTCGGCTGGTCGCTCGGGAAGGGCCTCGGCAATGTGCTGCCCTTGGAGGGCACGTACTTCCTCGTGCGCAGCCTCGCCTCCGCGCTGCACCTCGGCGAACCGAAGCGCATCGGCCGGGGCCTCGCGCTGGTGGGCGGCACGGTGCTCGCCCCCTGGCGCATCGGCGCACGCTACATCGAACGGGCGGAAAAGATCGGGCGCGAGACGGACGACCCTTACTTGGCGGGGCTGCCGCGGATCATGCGCGCGCTCGGGCACATCTCGCAGACGGGGCGCTGGAAACTCGCGCTCGAGATGGTCGACGAGGGGGTCGCCATCTTGCGCGAGCGGTCCACGGGGGTGAGCTGGGAGGCGGCGCTCGGCACCGGCATCGCACTCAAGGCGCTGGAGGCGATCGGCGATCTGGGCGAAATCGGCCGGCGGGCGAGCCCCTGGAGCCGCGAGTCGACGGAGCGCGGCGATCTGTTCGCGCAGACCATGTCGGGGCAGTTCGAAGCGCTCGCGCTCATCGCGCAGGGCGACATCGACGGCGCGCGCAAGCAGGACCACCGCATCTTGCTGCGCTGGTCGCGCGGCGGCTACACGGCGCAGCACTTGTACTCGCTCTACCTGCGCATCTATTGCCATTTGTACACGGGCAAACCCGAGAGCGCGTGGGATCTGTTTCACCTCGAGCTGCCGCAGATCGAGCGCGCCTATTTTCTCAAGCTGCCGATCTCGCGGCTGCCGACCTTGCACCTGTGGGCATGCCTGAAGCTCGAGCGCGCCCGCACCCACCGGGGCGAGCGCGATGCGCTGCTCGAAGCGTGCGAGCGCATTCGACGCCGGCTGGCGCGCGAGCAGCGCATGGATGGCCCCGCGCACGCCAAGCTGATCGAGGCGGGCATCACCGCCGGGCGCGGCGAGCGGGAAAAAGCGCGCGACCTGCTCGAGGATTGCCGGGCCGAGTACCGCCGCCTCGATATGCTGCTCGCGGCCGCGTGCACCGAGCGGCGCCTGGGCGAGCTCTCCGGCAAGGACGATCTGTGCGCGGCGGCCGACGCGGAGATGCGCAAGCTGGGCGTGGCCGATCCCACGAGCTTCGTGCACGTGATGGCGCCGCGGTTCAACTGAAGGCGTAGCGCGCGCAATAGCAGAAGTACGCCTTGGCCTCGAGGCGGCCTTCGGGAAACACCGTGAGCTTGATCCCCAGGTCCCGCTGGATCGACACGAGCCACGCGGCGCCGGGGATGTCGACCGTCTCCGTGCCGAGCCACTCCATGGCGGCGCGCGCCTTGGCGGGCTCGCAGGCGCCGCGCTCGATCAGGCGCGCAAATAGGGGCTCCCAGCTCGCCGGCTCCCGGCTTCGGGCCACGGGCTCGTAGAGCATGCCGAGGACGGGGCCGACGCGCTTGCCCAGGTCGAGCTCGACGTTCGTTCCGCTCCGCGGGCCGAGGAGGTCGAGCAAGAGCGCGAGGTGCCGGCGCTCGCCGGGCCAGGCGATCGCGTCGAGCCAGGCGGGGATGGCGGCGTGCGGGACCGACGCATCCATGCG contains these protein-coding regions:
- a CDS encoding AAA family ATPase, giving the protein MTHVEADTELALRTSMVRSTVVPERLGPYRILRCVGSGGMGVVYEALDEERGARVALKTLPDVQPGALARFKKEYRSLADLTHYNLATLYELMAIDDTWFFTMEFVDGVSFLQYVWGTKALALPPDAAGISFDAETRLRAALRQLAVGASVLHTASLLHLDLKPANALVEASGRVVILDFGLVESLERGAAGEEQAGVLVGTPLYVSPEQVLGARPTPASDWYAVGTILFEALTGTTPFEGTALNVTLARTWGPAPSPGTRRAGLPPDLVDLCVRLLEQDPERRAGARDILAVCEGAPQSIRTGTLPASGRSLIGRENELATLRAWCDEPERPLCVFVKGASGVGKTALVRELLTEIETADTMVLRGRCYERESVPYKGFDALVDALCRKIDALPFAEQRALFDADIHHTARIFSVLEDLEVLPSIPAPIGGYLEPQTLRQRAFAGLKRVLRHLGERRKLVLFVDDLHWADADSAHLLCELVADPDPPNMLVLAAYRDDEDEYSPFLREVRGRQQAGTLPFTERELHIEPLVHDDAVRFARVCLGPGEKEERAADVAREAAGIPFFIDALARHGGPAKEQGESPAPSLDRVIDARLRKMPDDARRMLQVVAIAARPIEQALAFSAAQIRGDAHAVLAQLRSAQLLRTRGLRGTDIVEVYHDRIRQNVAASLPKTALTEIHGWLATSLEAGQRTPADVLAYHLREAGELRRASEYAERAAEQAATALAFERAAELYANAWSWGDPMTDHARELQIRRAQALFNAGRCGEAATIYLAASEGAAPLERRELRRLAAEAYLYGGHIDEGLAVARTLLDEVGLSYPRSPAWAAAKTVAQLVYLRWRGIDFTRQTETGLTSQEIFPTDLGWSLGKGLGNVLPLEGTYFLVRSLASALHLGEPKRIGRGLALVGGTVLAPWRIGARYIERAEKIGRETDDPYLAGLPRIMRALGHISQTGRWKLALEMVDEGVAILRERSTGVSWEAALGTGIALKALEAIGDLGEIGRRASPWSRESTERGDLFAQTMSGQFEALALIAQGDIDGARKQDHRILLRWSRGGYTAQHLYSLYLRIYCHLYTGKPESAWDLFHLELPQIERAYFLKLPISRLPTLHLWACLKLERARTHRGERDALLEACERIRRRLAREQRMDGPAHAKLIEAGITAGRGEREKARDLLEDCRAEYRRLDMLLAAACTERRLGELSGKDDLCAAADAEMRKLGVADPTSFVHVMAPRFN
- a CDS encoding SDR family oxidoreductase — translated: MSNIRGKVVAITGASSGIGEAAARLLAERGAKVVLGARRTERLETIVRELRARDREAVHQRLDVTARGDVESFVRFACQSFGRVDVLINNAGIMPLSPLEQRHVDEWDRMIDVNIKGVLYGIAAALPRMKEQGGGHFINVSSIAAHRVVHTAAVYSATKFAVNAISEGLRQEGGETIRVTVISPGPTTSELPNTISDPATKAFVEQYRKAILPAEAIARAIAFAVEQPADVDVNEIIVRPTAQG